In the Alphaproteobacteria bacterium genome, GCCTCGCGGTAAGCGTACTGGAGGCCGTCGCGCGCAACATCCGTCACCCAATAGACGGCGGCGAGGAGTGCCCCAGTCCCGACGGTGACAACGACTTTCCCAACGATCTCGGCCTTCGTTGCCGACCAGCTCGTCGGAAGCGTCAGACCGAGGTGCTCGAGCAGCCGGCCCCCCCAGCCTGGCTGCTGGTCGGGAGCAGGCCCTTGGGTTGGTGGAGACTGATCTGCGTCCATGACGATCGGCCTCTCGTCGTGCTCCTTCGGCCTGACGTGCTCTTGTCAAAGTATCAACGAAACAAACCGTCAGGCTCTACCGCCCCTGCCCGTGATACACCGCGTTCGGCCGCATGTCGGTCGCGCTCGCGACGCGGTTCGACATATTGAAGAAGCCCGCGACCGCCGCAATGTCCCAGATATCGCGATCGTTCCAGCGGGCGCGGCGCAGCGCCTCACGGTCGTCTTCCTCGATCGCGTACGATTCGCTCGTCATCTTCACGGCGAAATCGAGCATCGCGCGCTGTTTTTTGGTCACCTTCGCGGCCCGGTAATTCATCACCATCAGTTCGCCGAGCGCCGGATCGCCCGAATAGACGCGCACCGCCGCGCCATGCGCGGTGAGGCAGTAGTAGCAACGGTTCTGTGATGACACCACGACGGCGATCATCTCGCGCTCGAGCTTCGAGAGCCCCGAAGGCGCCAGCATCAGGTCGTTGTAGAAGGCCGCGAAGGCTTCGAGCTTCGCGTTGTCGAAGGCGTAGGCGAGCAGCACGTTCGGCACGAAGCCGAGCTTCTCCTCGCATTTCTTGAAATAGGCCTGCATCGTGGGCGAGAGCGTGCCCGGCGGCAGATCGAGCGCCATCACGCGTGTGTCATCCTGCCGTGGCACACCGGAGTCCGCTCCCTTTTCGGCCGGGCGCGGAGGCTTCTTGCCCGGATACACTACGACATTGGACTTGTTCGCTTTTCTCACCACGTGACGCGCTCCCTTGGCAACAGGCTCTGGCCAGGATGGTACAGCTTTCGTCCGCCGCACGAAATCGGCGGGGTGCGATCGCGCCAGGAGCCCTTTCCACTCGACGCCGCGGCGCGATTCAGGGAGAGTCGCTTCGAGAAAATTCGGCGAACCTGGCCGGGGAGACGCCCATGAACATCCAGGGGCAATTCGTCAGCGATGAGGATCGCGCCGCCCGCCGGCTGATCGAGCAGGCGCAGATCATCGTCAAGAGCGTGCGCGGCGACGTGCCGGACAGTTTCCTGCCGCTGATGTTTGCGGGCGTGCCGGCTGAGGACGTCGTGCATTACGAGGCGCGCGAGCTTGCCGAGCTCGCCGAAGCCGCCTGGCAATTCCTCCAGAGCCGCAAGGCGGGCCCCCCGAAAATCCGCTTCGAGTCACGCCCCGGCCCGATGGGCGCGGAGCGCGTGCGCTCTGTCTCGATCATCGAGATGATCAACAACGACATGCCGTTCCTGCTCGATTCGGTGATGGCCGAGCTCGCCGAGCAAGGCGTCGATGTCCGCCTGGTGCTGCATCCGATCTTCACGGTCGAACGCGATCAGACCGGCGCGCTGATCGGCTTCCGTGGCGACGGCCCGGCGGTCGGCGCCGCGCTGCGCGAAAGCTTCATCCACATTCATGTCGAGCGCATCGAGGATGAGGCCCGCCAGGCGCAGATCGTCGAGGCGATCGGCGCGGTGCTTGCCGACGTGCGCCTCTGCGTACAGGACTGGCGGCCGATGATGTCGCGGGTCGGCGAGATCATCGCCGACATCAAGAACAATCCGCCGCCCTTGACCGTTGAGGAGATCGCCGAGGCAACGCAATTCCTCGAATGGCTGGTCGCCAACAACTTTACCTTCCTCGGCGTGCGCGAATACGCGCTCACGCCTGATGGGCGCGACAACGAGCCGGTGTTCGAATCCGGCCTCGGCATCCTGCGCAACCCGGACGTGCGGGTGCTGCGCCGCGGCAGCGAGCTGGTCTCGATGACGCCCGAGATCATGGAATTCCTCAAGGAGCCGAAGCAGCTCATCATTACCAAGGCCAACGTGCGCTCGCGCGTGCATCGCCGCGTGCACATGGACTACATCGGGGTGAAGCGCTTCGATCATGATGGAAATCTGGTCGGCGAATTCCGCATCGTCGGCCTGTTCACCTCCACGGCCTACACGCGTTCGACGCGCTCGATCCCTTATCTCCGGCGCAAGGTCGACAACCTGATGCGGCGCTCCGGTTTCGATCCGGACAGCCATTCGGGCAAGGCGTTCGCCGCCGTACTGGAGCACTATTCGCGCGACGAGCTGTTCCAGATCGACGAGGATACGCTCTATCAGTTCGTGCTCGCGATCATGCACCTGGACGAGCGCCCGCGCGTGCGCGTGCTGGCGCGGCGCGACCGGTTCGACCGCTTCGTGTCAGTCATGGCGTTCGTGCCGCGCGAACGCTACGACTCCTCCGCGCGCGCCGCGATCGGGACATACCTGGCCGGCGTCTACCGGGGCCGCGTCTCGGCGTTCTATCCGTACTTCCCGGAAGGCCCGCTGGTGCGGGTGCATTTCATCATCGGACGCTACCAGGGCGAAACGCCGAACCCGGACCGTGCGGCGCTCGAACAGGCGGTCGAAGGGCTGGTGCGGACCTGGACCGACGGGCTCGCCGAGGCGCTGACCCTCGCCCACGATCCGATCAAGGCGCAGCAGTTGATCCGCCGTTATCGCGACGCGTTCCCGATCGCCTATCGCGAGGCCTATGTGGCGCCGAGCGCGGTCACCGACATCCGGCTGATCGAAAGCCTCTCGCCGATCCGCCCGCTCGGCGCCGACTTCTACAGCCGCCGCGAGTCCGATCACGCGGCCGCCGGGCTGAAGGTCTGGAGCCGCGAGAAGCCGATCGCGCTTTCCGAGCGCGTGCCGGTGCTCGAGAACATGGGCTTCAAAGTCGTCGACGAGCGCACCTACCGGATCGAGCCGGGCGATTCCGGCGCCGCCGAAGTGTGGCTGCACGACATGCTGCTGGAGCGCGCGGACGGCGCCGCGTTCGATCTCGACGCGCTCAAGGCGCGGCTCGAAGCTGCCTTCATGGCGGTGATGCGCGGCCGCGCGGAGAACGACGGCTACAACGCGCTGGTGCTCATCGCGGGGCTGCAATGGCGCGACGTTGCGCTCATTCGCACCGTGTCGCGCTTCCTGCGGCAGGTGCGCGTTGCCTATTCGCAGGATTACATGTGGGCGACGCTGCGCCGCCATCCGGAGATCGCCGCCCAGGTCGCGCAGATGTTCCACACGCGCTTCGACCCGCGGCTCGAGCTCTCGAAGGAAGAGCGCGGCGAGAAGCAGGCGGAGTTTCTGGCGGCGATCGAGACCGCGCTCGGTGCCGTCGAAAGCCTCGACGAGGACCGTATCCTGCGTCACTTCGTCAACGCCGTGACGTCGGCGCTGCGCACCAACTTCTACCAGACCGAAAACGGCCAGCCCAAGCCGACCATCGCGATCAAGTTCGACAGCCGCAAGATCGACGGGCTGCCGCTGCCCAAGCCGCTCTACGAGATCTTCGTCTACTCGCCGCGCGTCGAGGGCGACCACCTGCGTTTCGGCAAGGTTGCGCGCGGCGGCATCCGCTGGTCGGACCGGCCGCAGGACTTCCGCACCGAGGTGCTCGGGCTCGTCAAGGCGCAGCAGGTGAAAAACGCTGTGATCGTGCCGGTCGGCGCCAAAGGCGGCTTCATCCCGAAGTACCTCCCAACCGGTCCGCGCGAGGCGATCCAGGCGGAGGGCACTGCCGCCTACACGATCTTCATTTCGAGTCTGCTCGACGTGTCCGACAATCTCGGGCCCGACGGCGTCATTCCGCCCGAGAACGTCATCCGTTACGACGATGACGATCCCTACCTGGTGGTCGCGGCCGACAAGGGCACCGCGACATTCTCCGATACGGCGAACGGCATCTCGCTCGAAGCCGGATTCTGGCTGGGCGATGCCTTCGCCAGCGGTGGGTCGGCCGGATACGACCACAAGAAGATGGGCATCACGGCGCGGGGAGCCTGGGAGGCCGTGCGCCGCCACTTCCGTGAGATGGACACCGACATCACCACGACGCCGTTCACGGTCGCGGGCGTTGGCGACATGTCGGGCGACGTGTTCGGCAATGGCATGCTGCGCGAGCGCACCATCAAGCTGGTGGCGGCGTTCGATCACCGCGACATCTTCATCGATCCGAATCCTGACGCGGAGCGCAGCTTTGCCGAACGCCAGCGGCTGTTCGATCTCTCGCGCTCGAGCTGGCAGGACTACAACAAGGACTACCTTTCGGCCGGCGGCGGCATCTATTCGCGCAAGGCGAAGGAGATCACGCTCAGCGCGGAGGCGCAGGCGCTGCTCGGATTGCCCGAGAAGGTCACGCCGCAGCAGGCGATGACCGCCATCCTCAAGCTCAACACCGACCTGCTGTGGTTCGGCGGCATCGGCACCTATATCCGCGCTGCGACCGAGACCGACGACCAGGTCGGCGACCGGGTGAACGACCCGATCCGCATCACGGGCGCGACGCTTCGCTGCAAGGTAATCGGCGAGGGCGCCAACCTGGGTGTAACCCAGCGCGGGCGCGTTGAAGCGGCAATGCGCGGCGTGCGGCTCAACACCGACGCGATCGACAACTCAGCCGGCGTCAACACGTCCGACGTCGAGGTGAACATCAAGATCGCGCTCGGCATTCCGGTGCGCGACGGCCGCCTCACGCTCGGGACACGCAACACGCTGCTCGCCGAAATGACCGACGAGGTGGCGCG is a window encoding:
- a CDS encoding NAD-glutamate dehydrogenase yields the protein MNIQGQFVSDEDRAARRLIEQAQIIVKSVRGDVPDSFLPLMFAGVPAEDVVHYEARELAELAEAAWQFLQSRKAGPPKIRFESRPGPMGAERVRSVSIIEMINNDMPFLLDSVMAELAEQGVDVRLVLHPIFTVERDQTGALIGFRGDGPAVGAALRESFIHIHVERIEDEARQAQIVEAIGAVLADVRLCVQDWRPMMSRVGEIIADIKNNPPPLTVEEIAEATQFLEWLVANNFTFLGVREYALTPDGRDNEPVFESGLGILRNPDVRVLRRGSELVSMTPEIMEFLKEPKQLIITKANVRSRVHRRVHMDYIGVKRFDHDGNLVGEFRIVGLFTSTAYTRSTRSIPYLRRKVDNLMRRSGFDPDSHSGKAFAAVLEHYSRDELFQIDEDTLYQFVLAIMHLDERPRVRVLARRDRFDRFVSVMAFVPRERYDSSARAAIGTYLAGVYRGRVSAFYPYFPEGPLVRVHFIIGRYQGETPNPDRAALEQAVEGLVRTWTDGLAEALTLAHDPIKAQQLIRRYRDAFPIAYREAYVAPSAVTDIRLIESLSPIRPLGADFYSRRESDHAAAGLKVWSREKPIALSERVPVLENMGFKVVDERTYRIEPGDSGAAEVWLHDMLLERADGAAFDLDALKARLEAAFMAVMRGRAENDGYNALVLIAGLQWRDVALIRTVSRFLRQVRVAYSQDYMWATLRRHPEIAAQVAQMFHTRFDPRLELSKEERGEKQAEFLAAIETALGAVESLDEDRILRHFVNAVTSALRTNFYQTENGQPKPTIAIKFDSRKIDGLPLPKPLYEIFVYSPRVEGDHLRFGKVARGGIRWSDRPQDFRTEVLGLVKAQQVKNAVIVPVGAKGGFIPKYLPTGPREAIQAEGTAAYTIFISSLLDVSDNLGPDGVIPPENVIRYDDDDPYLVVAADKGTATFSDTANGISLEAGFWLGDAFASGGSAGYDHKKMGITARGAWEAVRRHFREMDTDITTTPFTVAGVGDMSGDVFGNGMLRERTIKLVAAFDHRDIFIDPNPDAERSFAERQRLFDLSRSSWQDYNKDYLSAGGGIYSRKAKEITLSAEAQALLGLPEKVTPQQAMTAILKLNTDLLWFGGIGTYIRAATETDDQVGDRVNDPIRITGATLRCKVIGEGANLGVTQRGRVEAAMRGVRLNTDAIDNSAGVNTSDVEVNIKIALGIPVRDGRLTLGTRNTLLAEMTDEVARLVLRNNYQQTLALSLAQRRGLEDLGFQQRLMQVLEQRGHLDRAVEFLPDDSEIGERRKRGQGLTRPELAVLLAYAKLTLYGDLLESNVPDDPYLGRELSRYFPKELVEGYPDALEKHRLRREIISTQLTNSMINRGGPSFAVRIGDQTGASAPTIAAAFFVVRNSYDMISLNSAIDALDNKISGKLQLDLYAAIEDLLLDRIVWFVRNVDISKGLAEVVEHYRAGIEQVAGALDSVLLEDAGRALATRADELTKAGVPDDLARRLANLRALAAAPDIVSVADRTGKQVADVAATYYAAGAFFQLDRIANAARGIQVTDYFDRLALDRALDSIGESERRLTAEMVGNGVTGPEAVAAWVSPRAGEVERIRAAVHGIASSGLTLSKLSVAASLLGDLAKH
- a CDS encoding peroxidase-related enzyme (This protein belongs to a clade of uncharacterized proteins related to peroxidases such as the alkylhydroperoxidase AhpD.) → MALDLPPGTLSPTMQAYFKKCEEKLGFVPNVLLAYAFDNAKLEAFAAFYNDLMLAPSGLSKLEREMIAVVVSSQNRCYYCLTAHGAAVRVYSGDPALGELMVMNYRAAKVTKKQRAMLDFAVKMTSESYAIEEDDREALRRARWNDRDIWDIAAVAGFFNMSNRVASATDMRPNAVYHGQGR